A portion of the Ricinus communis isolate WT05 ecotype wild-type chromosome 10, ASM1957865v1, whole genome shotgun sequence genome contains these proteins:
- the LOC8288449 gene encoding LOW QUALITY PROTEIN: uncharacterized protein LOC8288449 (The sequence of the model RefSeq protein was modified relative to this genomic sequence to represent the inferred CDS: inserted 2 bases in 2 codons), with protein MAEYDFPYTDSSVYNASGPDDWSSTSYILDHVCRPVIIDAEGRKRPIVSYGPQQNSDIYVTRTETIVKEHFLSPLXSEHKHTPYTSPEGYGYAEERWQKPSGPVNSXPEKTDESHTRVQTEASKPRFDPFSQANWRKTTTSPGFSGNTGGQSSEFNDLSNHDWQKSGGNAYQNDNFDDFFSKHSSAMEPSRVDQTIIHGMVDHPILPTSRNLSNLLALVLHISSIQRDCWHQGIHPNGASHDHPWQVGQAKS; from the exons ATGGCCGAGTATGATTTTCCATACACAGACTCTTCTGTCTACAATGCTTCGGGGCCTGATGATTGGAGCAGCACAAGCTATATATTGGATCATGTATGCCGGCCAGTCATCATTGATGCTGAAGGGAGGAAAAGGCCAATTGTTTCCTATGGTCCACAGCAGAACTCAGATATCTATGTTACAAGAACTGAAACAATTGTCAAAGAACATTTTCTTTCACCTT CCTCAGAACATAAGCATACTCCTTACACGTCACCTGAGGGTTATGGATATGCTGAAGAAAGGTGGCAGAAACCTTCAGGTCCAGTTAACA CGCCTGAGAAGACTGATGAATCCCATACCAGAGTGCAAACTGAGGCTAGCAAACCCAGGTTTGACCCTTTCAGTCAAGCAAACTGGCGTAAGACCACTACATCCCCAGGCTTTTCTGGCAATACTGGTGGCCAGAGTAGTGAATTCAATGACTTAAGCAACCATGATTGGCAAAAATCTGGCGGTAATGCATACCAAAATGACAACTTTGATGACTTCTTCAGCAAGCATAGCAGCGCCATGGAGCCATCCAGGGTCGACCAAACCATAATACACGGAATGGTGGATCACCCAATTCTACCTACTTCAAGGAACCTGTCAAACCTTCTCGCACTAGTGCTCCATATTTCCAGCATACAGAGAGACTGTTGGCATCAGGGAATCCACCCCAACGGAGCCAGCCATGATCACCCATGGCAGGTGGGTCAGGCCAAGTCCTAA
- the LOC125368578 gene encoding LOW QUALITY PROTEIN: phytyl ester synthase 1, chloroplastic-like (The sequence of the model RefSeq protein was modified relative to this genomic sequence to represent the inferred CDS: inserted 3 bases in 2 codons), which translates to MASVVSFRVSPYYLLNSEIKPRLQVRVQSLDGSDSTMLSSGSVAVNGTSFIGRIENNGALNGGSTTTKKEEGRVLIDGGNGRLKSRVEKKQVKNVSQDFEVLWDDGYGTKTAKDYLEGAKEMNRFDDGPPRWFSPIESGQPLKDSPTLLFLPGLDGVGLGLTLHHKALGKVFEVWCLHIPVYNRTPFEGLVKFVEETVRLEHALFPDKPIYLVGDSFGGCLALAVAARNPKIDFVVILANPATSFGRSQLQPLLPVLEAFPEGLHNAVPYLLSFVMGNPLKMAMVDVEYILPPRLKIEQLSGNLTALLPYLSGLADIIPKDTLVWKLKLLKSAAAYTNSRLHAVKAEVLVLASGADYMLPSADEAKRLXNSLQNCIVRHFKDNGHTLLLEDGINLLTIIKGTGKYRXSRRIDFVSDFLPPSMSEFKRGFYEISGLLRFVTGAALFSTLDDGRIVRGLAGVPNKGPVILVGYHMLMGLELYSLYEEFLREKNIALRGLAHPIISNGRLEELTNEFSVSDWMQVMGALPVTPSNLFKLLSTKSHVLLYPGVQEALHYKGEQYKLFWPDQPEFVRMAARFGATIVPFGSVGEDDIAELALDYNDLMKIPVLNDYIRESTRSAIRIRDPSQGEVGNQELFIPGLLPKVPGRFYFLFGKPIETKGKEELLKDKGYANELYLQVKSEVKRNMDYLLKKRETDPYRSIIDRTLYRALYSPLNEVPAFDP; encoded by the exons ATGGCATCAGTTGTTTCATTCCGAGTATCACcttattatttgttaaattcaGAAATTAAGCCTCGGTTGCAAGTGAGAGTTCAGAGTTTAGATGGTAGTGATTCGACAATGCTGTCATCTGGTTCAGTTGCGGTGAATGGAACTTCTTTCATTGGGAGAATAGAGAACAACGGAGCACTTAATGGTGGCAGTACCactacaaagaaagaagagggTAGAGTTTTGATTGATGGAGGAAATGGGAGATTAAAGTCTAGAGTTGAGAAAAAGCAGGTGAAAAATGTTTCTCAAGATTTTGAAGTTCTGTGGGATGATGGATATGGAACCAAGACAGCGAAGGATTATCTTGAAGGAGCCAAGGAGATGAATAGGTTTGATGACGGACCACCTAGGTGGTTTAGCCCCATTGAGAGTGGGCAACCTTTAAAAGATTCTCCAACTCTTCTGTTTTTGCCTG GGCTTGATGGTGTTGGCTTGGGACTTACTTTGCACCATAAAGCTCTGGGAAA GGTATTTGAAGTTTGGTGCCTTCATATTCCAGTCTACAACAGAACACCATTTGAAG GACTGGTGAAATTTGTTGAGGAAACAGTCAGGCTTGAGCATGCCTTGTTCCCAGATAAGCCGATTTATCTAGTCGGAGATTCCTTTGGAGGATGTCTAGCACTTGCTGTTGCTGCCCGTAATCCCAAAATTGACTTTGTAGTGATACTAGCCAATCCAG ctACATCATTCGGCAGATCACAGCTGCAACCATTGCTTCCTGTCTTGGAAGCATTCCCTGAAGGATTACATAATGCAGTTCCCTATCTTCTTAGCTTTGTAATGG GTAATCCATTGAAGATGGCAATGGTTGATGTCGAATATATACTTCCTCCTAGATTAAAAATCGAACAGCTGTCTGGGAATCTTACTGCTTTGCTACCATATCTTTCT GGTTTGGCTGATATTATTCCCAAGGATACTCTTGTTTGGAagttaaaattactaaaatcaGCTGCTGCTTATACCAATTCCCGTCTTCATGCTGTAAAAGCTGAAGTGCTAGTGCTTGCTAG TGGCGCAGATTATATGCTTCCTAGTGCAGATGAAGCTAAGCGCC AAAATTCATTACAGAATTGTATAGTTCGCCACTTCAAAGACAATGGGCATACACTTCTGCTG GAAGATGGCATTAATTTGCTCACTATTATTAAAGGTACTGGCAAATATCG CTCAAGGAGAATTGATTTTGTCTCAGACTTTCTGCCACCTAGCATGTCAGAATTCAAGCGTGGCTTTTATGAAATATCTGG GTTATTACGCTTTGTTACAGGTGCTGCTTTGTTCTCAACTCTGGATGACGGAAGGATAGTGAGAGGTCTTGCTGGGGTTCCAAATAAAGGTCCTGTTATATTAGTTGGTTACCATATGCTGATGGGACTCGAACTTTATTCCCTCTATGAAGAGTTTCTGAGAGAGAAGAACATTGCACTTCGTGGTTTAGCACATCCAATAATATCCAATGGAAGGCTTGAAGAGTTAACTAATGAATTTTCTGTTTCTGATTGGATGCAAGTTATGGGTGCTTTACCTGTTACACCAAGCAATCTTTTCAAATTGCTTTCTACAAAATCACACGTGCTTCTTTATCCTGGGGTGCAGGAGGCTCTGCATTACAAG GGTGAACAGTATAAGTTATTTTGGCCTGATCAACCAGAGTTTGTGAGAATGGCTGCGAGGTTTGGAGCCACAATTGTACCATTTGGATCTGTAGGAGAAGATGATATAGCAGAA TTGGCTCTTGACTACAATGATCTAATGAAAATCCCTGTGCTTAATGACTACATAAGAGAGTCCACCCGCAGCGCTATAAGAATCAG GGATCCGAGTCAAGGCGAAGTTGGCAACCAAGAACTGTTTATCCCAGGGCTTTTGCCTAAGGTACCTGGCCGCTTTTACTTTCTGTTCGGGAAGCCCATAGAAACAAAGGGGAAGGAAGAGCTGCTGAAAGACAAAGGTTATGCAAATGAACTTTATTTGCAGGTAAAATCTGAAGTTAAACGCAATATGGACTACTTGTTAAAGAAGAGAGAGACAGACCCTTATAGGAGTATTATTGATAGAACACTATATCGTGCATTATATTCTCCTTTAAATGAAGTTCCAGCATTTGATCCTTGA